From the genome of Thermogutta terrifontis, one region includes:
- a CDS encoding GGDEF domain-containing protein, which yields MAMASLVATLAMVAGICIAGVVWRGFFSSFHHKKQRSEAADNSHFPPTLQRLLKRLSGIVGTLKTHLQEHRSDLEETMEELGDLDANNVTTETVVAALVTLAETNRRLQDRLALAESQIAQQHQELQAQWQEVRSDPLTGLPNRHVFDQELFRFIRDFRNEHRPFALAIFDVDHFKHINDTYGHKTGDQVLVKVAAALRAAAPAHSVLARIGGEEFALIWPHVQLSQTLEEVERARQAGRHAGEDGANCPPVSLSCGVAIFLETDNENRVFERADEALYAAKHAGRNCTFYHDGLHPVAWQSLFRPSTASTIAEDASDSAAWDRDPEAQSLVQVLRSKLAQLGVTV from the coding sequence ATGGCGATGGCGTCACTAGTGGCAACTCTGGCGATGGTAGCCGGAATCTGCATCGCAGGAGTTGTGTGGCGCGGCTTTTTCTCATCATTCCACCACAAGAAGCAACGTTCCGAGGCCGCCGACAATTCCCATTTTCCCCCTACATTGCAGCGGCTGCTCAAGCGGCTTTCCGGCATCGTGGGAACGTTGAAAACCCACCTGCAGGAACATCGCAGTGATCTTGAAGAAACCATGGAAGAACTGGGCGATCTGGACGCAAACAACGTCACGACAGAAACCGTGGTGGCTGCCCTGGTGACCCTGGCTGAGACCAATCGTCGGCTCCAGGATCGATTAGCACTGGCCGAATCGCAGATCGCGCAGCAGCATCAGGAACTTCAGGCCCAGTGGCAGGAGGTTCGTTCTGATCCGCTCACGGGTTTGCCGAATCGCCACGTGTTCGATCAGGAGTTATTCCGATTCATACGCGACTTTCGGAACGAGCATCGTCCCTTTGCCCTGGCCATTTTCGATGTCGATCATTTCAAGCACATCAACGACACCTACGGACACAAGACAGGCGACCAAGTGCTCGTCAAGGTTGCCGCGGCCCTGCGTGCCGCAGCTCCGGCCCATTCGGTTCTGGCAAGGATCGGGGGAGAGGAATTCGCCCTCATCTGGCCTCACGTCCAGCTCTCACAAACCTTGGAGGAAGTCGAGCGGGCGCGTCAGGCAGGTCGTCATGCTGGAGAGGACGGGGCCAATTGTCCGCCGGTTTCATTAAGCTGTGGCGTGGCGATATTCCTGGAAACCGACAACGAGAACCGCGTCTTTGAACGTGCCGACGAAGCTCTGTACGCCGCCAAGCACGCAGGCCGTAACTGCACTTTTTACCATGACGGCTTGCACCCTGTCGCCTGGCAATCCCTTTTCCGCCCCTCCACGGCCAGTACTATCGCCGAAGATGCCAGCGATTCTGCAGCCTGGGACCGTGACCCGGAGGCACAGTCACTTGTACAGGTCTTGCGATCCAAACTGGCGCAACTTGGCGTGACGGTGTGA
- a CDS encoding Mur ligase family protein: protein MRLCASTGKTIALRQVLPDAQVVGATEVSLTRCRCHPRDVRPGDLFVVLHPPGARRDAALQQALTRGCAAVLADHPLEGLPVPVIYVRNAREAFGRISHAMADYPARKLHVIGVTGAYGKTTTACLLTRVLVEAGFNTGMLTTLGYFEGEESAFPRETTPPADELALSLARMVNNHCTHAVVEVTGKAIREQYLAGMELDVAVLVNTDVEAKARHPNSYFRVLEWLKPEGVAVVNADDPGCRGWLSGLAHPALTVGLQMPAEIKGYEISRQLGEEIFYLMAGGETFPVRTRMFGRHHILSCLAAAAVGLVYQIPLEVIVKALESVDQIPGRLQPVLAGQPFSVFVDAAETAEAVRATLTTIRPLVSGRLICVAHPPRRGQGDIAGWVQTLEEFADLIVLTLPGVGEGHTNLLAAGARYLRDRHRAMLLPDRTEAIGWALTQAQPEDCILLLGNGHRLWRATRDGDLIVDDYRFVRQWLQQEYPA from the coding sequence ATGCGGTTGTGTGCCTCGACGGGGAAAACGATCGCTTTGCGGCAGGTTCTGCCGGATGCGCAGGTGGTGGGCGCGACGGAAGTGTCGCTCACTCGATGTCGCTGCCATCCGCGGGACGTTCGGCCGGGCGATCTGTTTGTGGTGCTTCATCCACCGGGAGCACGTCGCGATGCCGCATTACAGCAGGCGCTGACGCGGGGATGTGCCGCAGTGCTGGCTGATCATCCGTTGGAAGGCCTCCCTGTGCCGGTCATCTATGTGAGGAATGCTCGTGAGGCTTTCGGTCGCATTTCGCATGCGATGGCGGATTATCCCGCCCGAAAGCTCCACGTTATCGGCGTGACCGGCGCCTATGGTAAGACGACCACCGCATGTCTGCTGACCCGGGTGCTCGTTGAGGCCGGTTTCAATACTGGCATGCTTACCACGCTGGGTTACTTCGAGGGCGAGGAATCCGCATTCCCCCGGGAAACGACTCCACCAGCGGACGAACTGGCGCTATCTCTGGCGCGGATGGTGAACAATCACTGCACGCATGCGGTGGTCGAGGTAACTGGCAAAGCGATTCGAGAACAGTACCTGGCGGGGATGGAACTCGATGTCGCCGTGCTGGTCAATACCGACGTCGAAGCAAAGGCACGTCACCCCAATTCATATTTCCGCGTGCTGGAATGGTTAAAGCCGGAAGGGGTGGCCGTCGTCAACGCGGATGATCCCGGTTGTCGTGGTTGGCTTTCTGGTTTGGCCCATCCCGCTCTGACGGTCGGTTTGCAGATGCCGGCCGAGATCAAAGGCTACGAAATCAGCCGCCAGTTAGGGGAAGAGATTTTTTACCTGATGGCGGGTGGTGAGACCTTCCCTGTTCGCACGCGGATGTTCGGCCGCCATCACATTTTGAGTTGTTTGGCGGCTGCGGCAGTGGGGCTCGTTTATCAAATTCCGCTCGAGGTGATCGTCAAAGCGCTGGAAAGCGTGGACCAGATCCCGGGGCGATTACAGCCGGTCCTGGCAGGCCAGCCATTTTCCGTGTTTGTCGACGCCGCCGAGACTGCGGAAGCGGTTCGCGCGACGCTGACGACCATTCGTCCGCTGGTTTCGGGGCGATTGATCTGCGTGGCCCATCCGCCCCGTCGAGGTCAAGGCGATATCGCCGGTTGGGTCCAGACATTGGAAGAGTTTGCCGATCTGATTGTGCTCACACTACCTGGCGTGGGAGAAGGGCACACGAATCTTTTGGCAGCGGGTGCCAGATATCTTCGGGACCGCCATCGTGCGATGCTGCTTCCCGATCGAACGGAAGCCATCGGTTGGGCTCTCACGCAGGCCCAGCCCGAGGATTGCATCCTGCTCCTTGGAAATGGCCATCGCTTGTGGAGAGCCACACGGGATGGTGACTTGATCGTCGATGACTACCGCTTTGTACGGCAGTGGTTGCAGCAGGAGTACCCTGCATGA
- a CDS encoding 16S rRNA (guanine(527)-N(7))-methyltransferase RsmG — protein MVEDNTIPHLEKDDSEAAQPSVTGGEPHEVQPTESAAEPGTSAPQTLEEALAEYGISLFPEQIRQLDRYFHLRNEWNAQMNLTRHTDYRKFVGRDIIDTLSFARVLQPDEVVLDVGTGSGVPGIILAILRPDLQIALCESVGKRARAVADMCEKLELPLPVLVGKAENFLAAGGWEFHSLVIRAVATLLELMRWFKPYWPCFDRMLLLKGPTWVEERGQARHYGVMHGYALRIVDRYTIPDTGAESVLLQVCPEDRLVPPRGCQLRKLRYEIFPTGLITPDRPGPLARFQSPQKQSGKKESPAQTPQHGQVKTGTRRQEKSSQSKKSGKASRSTTGQAGQAPATDPSQKAKMKSRKRKGDQKEKERGEKSP, from the coding sequence ATGGTTGAAGACAACACGATTCCCCATCTCGAAAAGGACGATTCCGAAGCAGCGCAGCCCTCGGTGACGGGCGGCGAACCACATGAGGTGCAGCCTACCGAATCAGCCGCCGAACCTGGTACTTCGGCCCCGCAAACACTCGAAGAAGCCCTCGCAGAATACGGCATTTCGCTCTTCCCCGAGCAGATTCGCCAGCTTGATCGGTATTTCCATCTTCGCAACGAATGGAATGCCCAGATGAATCTCACCCGGCACACGGATTACCGGAAATTTGTCGGCCGGGATATCATCGACACGCTTTCCTTCGCGAGAGTGCTCCAACCCGATGAAGTTGTTTTGGATGTGGGCACGGGGAGCGGGGTCCCAGGAATTATTTTGGCGATTCTTCGTCCCGATCTGCAGATCGCCCTGTGCGAATCGGTAGGCAAGCGGGCTCGGGCCGTTGCCGATATGTGCGAAAAGCTCGAGCTGCCGCTGCCCGTTTTGGTGGGCAAGGCGGAGAATTTTCTGGCAGCGGGAGGCTGGGAGTTTCATTCGCTGGTGATAAGGGCCGTGGCCACCCTCCTCGAGCTCATGAGATGGTTCAAGCCATACTGGCCCTGTTTCGATCGCATGCTCCTTCTCAAGGGACCGACGTGGGTGGAAGAGCGCGGTCAAGCCCGCCATTATGGGGTGATGCACGGTTACGCACTGCGCATCGTGGATCGCTACACCATCCCTGACACCGGAGCCGAGAGCGTTCTCCTGCAGGTGTGCCCCGAAGACCGGCTGGTCCCCCCGCGGGGATGCCAACTGCGGAAACTCCGCTACGAGATATTCCCGACGGGCCTGATCACGCCCGATCGGCCGGGGCCTCTGGCCCGATTCCAGAGCCCTCAAAAACAATCTGGAAAAAAAGAAAGTCCTGCACAAACTCCACAGCACGGTCAAGTGAAAACGGGGACCCGCCGTCAGGAAAAGTCATCCCAGTCCAAGAAGTCGGGGAAAGCTTCCCGGAGCACGACGGGACAAGCAGGGCAAGCTCCGGCAACCGACCCTTCTCAGAAAGCGAAAATGAAGTCCCGCAAGAGGAAAGGCGATCAGAAAGAAAAAGAGCGCGGCGAGAAATCTCCCTGA
- the ribB gene encoding 3,4-dihydroxy-2-butanone-4-phosphate synthase: MTESQDTFNTIDEAIDAITQGEVVIVLDDENRENEGDFICAAEKVTPEIVNFMITYGRGLLCAAILPDVAERLELSLIVKENTSPLGTAFTVPVDHRSCRTGITAAERAKTIRALIDPTSKPGDFARPGHVYPLIAKEGGVLRRAGHTEAAVDLARLAGLAPAGVLCEVLNDRGDRASRPELHELARRFHLKIITVEDLIRYRRRREKLVYRIAEAQLPTKYGLGKIIAYGVKYENQEPIAIVFGDPTRVAAPLVRLHSSCFTGDLIASLRCDCGDQLHLALQMIGQEGTGVLVYLPQEGRGIGLVEKIKAYHLQDEGMDTVEANLALGHQVDCRDYGIGIQILKDLGLSKVRLLTNNPKKTDAFIYGGFDLQVVDQIPIVGPVNEFNAKYLATKRDKMGHLLPDSF, encoded by the coding sequence ATGACGGAGTCCCAGGATACATTCAACACCATTGACGAGGCAATCGACGCCATCACACAGGGCGAAGTCGTCATCGTTCTGGACGATGAGAATCGGGAAAACGAGGGCGACTTCATCTGCGCGGCGGAGAAAGTGACGCCGGAAATTGTCAATTTTATGATCACTTACGGCCGGGGGCTCCTCTGTGCGGCCATTCTGCCCGACGTGGCCGAGCGGCTGGAACTCTCTCTCATCGTGAAAGAGAACACTTCGCCGCTGGGAACGGCGTTCACGGTCCCCGTGGATCATCGATCCTGCCGCACGGGAATCACGGCAGCGGAGCGGGCCAAAACGATTCGGGCCCTGATCGATCCCACCAGTAAACCGGGAGACTTTGCCCGACCGGGGCACGTCTATCCCCTCATTGCCAAAGAGGGCGGCGTCCTCCGTCGCGCTGGCCACACCGAAGCTGCCGTTGATCTGGCCCGGCTGGCTGGGCTGGCGCCCGCCGGTGTTCTCTGTGAAGTCCTCAACGACCGCGGGGATCGCGCCAGTCGCCCGGAACTTCATGAACTCGCCCGCCGCTTCCATCTCAAGATCATCACCGTGGAAGACCTCATCCGCTATCGCCGCCGCCGGGAAAAACTCGTTTACCGCATCGCCGAAGCGCAGCTCCCCACCAAGTACGGATTGGGTAAGATCATTGCCTACGGGGTGAAATACGAAAACCAGGAACCCATCGCGATTGTGTTTGGTGATCCCACCCGGGTCGCCGCGCCTCTGGTGCGGCTTCATTCCTCGTGTTTTACCGGCGACCTCATCGCCTCCCTCCGCTGTGATTGCGGCGATCAACTCCATCTGGCTCTCCAGATGATCGGCCAGGAAGGGACCGGTGTGCTGGTGTATCTCCCCCAGGAAGGTCGCGGCATTGGCCTGGTGGAAAAAATCAAGGCCTACCACCTCCAGGACGAAGGCATGGACACCGTCGAGGCCAATCTTGCCCTGGGTCATCAGGTGGACTGCCGCGATTACGGCATCGGGATTCAGATCCTCAAGGACCTGGGACTGAGCAAGGTCCGACTGCTCACCAACAATCCCAAGAAGACAGACGCCTTCATCTACGGTGGCTTTGACCTTCAGGTGGTCGATCAAATTCCGATTGTGGGCCCCGTCAACGAATTCAACGCCAAATATCTGGCGACAAAACGGGACAAGATGGGACACCTCCTGCCCGACTCTTTTTGA
- a CDS encoding flavodoxin family protein: MKVIAFNGSARKDGNTSILVNTVLNVLQNEGIETEHVSLAGRQISGCIACYRCFREPGRCHQKDDGFINEAIQKISRSQGVILASPVYFADVTANMKALMERTGMVARAAGDMFRRKVGAAVVAVRRGGAVHTFDSLNHYFLIAQMIVVGSIYWNLGRGLEPGDVNNDEEGLRTMRILGENMAWVIKKLHG; this comes from the coding sequence ATGAAGGTGATCGCGTTCAATGGCAGTGCACGCAAAGATGGCAATACAAGCATTCTGGTCAACACCGTTTTGAATGTCCTCCAGAATGAAGGGATCGAAACCGAGCATGTTTCCCTGGCTGGTCGGCAGATCAGCGGATGCATTGCCTGCTACCGCTGTTTTCGGGAGCCCGGCCGATGCCACCAGAAAGACGATGGTTTTATCAACGAGGCAATCCAAAAGATTTCCCGGTCTCAGGGAGTGATTCTTGCCTCACCGGTCTACTTCGCGGACGTGACGGCCAACATGAAAGCGCTCATGGAACGAACCGGGATGGTCGCCCGGGCGGCCGGAGACATGTTCCGCCGCAAGGTGGGGGCGGCCGTGGTGGCCGTCCGACGCGGAGGCGCGGTCCACACTTTTGATTCGCTCAACCACTACTTCCTCATCGCCCAGATGATCGTCGTGGGATCCATCTACTGGAATCTGGGCCGGGGTCTTGAGCCGGGAGATGTGAACAACGATGAGGAAGGCCTGCGGACAATGCGAATCCTGGGCGAAAATATGGCGTGGGTGATAAAAAAACTCCATGGTTGA
- a CDS encoding serine/threonine protein kinase, producing MPDDLTIPQGDFERQRSQALSLEGRRPPIEVPGYDFERLLGSGAYGEVWVAIERNTGRRVAIKFYAHQGGLDWSLLSREVEKLAFLCADRYIVQLIGVGWDSDPPYYVMEYMERGSLADRLAHGPLPVAEAVRIFREVAIGLLHAHGKGVLHCDLKPANVLLDQDDKPRLADFGQSRLSHEQLPALGTLFYMAPEQADLNAIPDARWDVYALGALLYCMLTGKPPHRDEEAARSIERITNLEERLRAYREWIQRSGVPTDHRQIPGVDRELAQILERCLAPDPNERFPNVQSVLAALDAWTMERTRRPLMLLGFVGPALLLLVFALFAWRGFSTTVRQSREALTRRALENNQLMAQYVADLAGKELRRRFEAVEQLAGNTRFQDLVRQTLQDPDFRDLAEQLSQPNLTETEAEPLRRRFRNHPLRAALQREFAQMIPGWMRPGTGEDSEGVDEVASWFFCDPRGISTARVPESLTIGRNYAWRSFFTGRERDMPRTWRPAADEHLTQPQLSAVFPSDATQQWIVAVAAPVIDNRTQQFLGVVALTVRVTRFVELEGTRAQFPVLVEMRPGDYTGMILQHPLFDEVLRRELRLPERFRKQEYRLRREDLPLPVEKLEDLEKGPAVNFVDPLSRDELGTEYRRRYLAQVAPVQLGRGDGSVHDVGWIVLVQEDYATAIQRPLEGFQHALLRYGVISAGLVGVILLGLWTLTARLLREIRRHLLSAGIVMPPRPERPAPLTWSPPDDTLAQTQSWHGREPQSTEDTRSLTRASEPRQNE from the coding sequence ATGCCAGATGATCTGACCATTCCCCAGGGCGATTTCGAACGGCAACGTTCCCAGGCCCTCAGTTTGGAAGGGCGACGTCCCCCAATCGAGGTGCCCGGTTACGACTTTGAACGGTTGCTCGGTTCGGGTGCCTATGGGGAGGTCTGGGTAGCGATTGAGCGCAACACGGGACGGCGAGTCGCCATCAAGTTCTACGCTCACCAGGGGGGCCTGGACTGGTCGCTCCTGTCTCGGGAGGTGGAAAAGCTCGCCTTTCTGTGCGCGGATCGGTACATCGTGCAGCTTATCGGAGTTGGGTGGGATTCCGATCCGCCCTATTACGTCATGGAGTACATGGAGCGGGGCTCCCTGGCCGATCGGCTGGCTCACGGTCCCCTGCCGGTGGCCGAGGCGGTCCGCATCTTCCGGGAGGTGGCCATTGGGTTGCTCCACGCCCACGGCAAAGGTGTGCTGCACTGCGATCTGAAGCCCGCGAACGTCCTGCTGGATCAGGACGATAAACCCCGGCTGGCCGATTTCGGACAATCTCGGCTCTCCCATGAACAGTTACCTGCCTTGGGAACCCTTTTCTACATGGCACCGGAGCAGGCCGATCTCAACGCCATCCCCGATGCTCGCTGGGACGTCTATGCCCTGGGGGCGCTGCTCTATTGCATGCTGACGGGCAAACCGCCGCACCGCGATGAAGAGGCCGCTCGTTCCATCGAACGGATTACCAATCTGGAAGAACGATTGCGGGCTTACCGGGAGTGGATTCAACGCTCGGGAGTCCCCACGGATCACCGACAGATTCCCGGTGTGGATCGGGAGCTGGCGCAGATTCTTGAACGGTGCCTGGCACCCGATCCCAACGAGCGATTTCCCAACGTTCAATCCGTGCTGGCGGCCCTCGATGCATGGACCATGGAGCGAACGCGGCGGCCGCTCATGCTGCTTGGGTTTGTCGGGCCCGCTTTGCTTTTGTTGGTATTCGCGCTGTTCGCCTGGCGGGGATTTTCCACAACGGTCAGGCAATCCCGCGAAGCGCTGACGCGGCGGGCCCTGGAGAACAATCAATTGATGGCCCAGTACGTCGCCGACCTAGCAGGCAAAGAACTCCGCCGGCGGTTTGAGGCTGTGGAACAACTCGCGGGTAACACACGCTTTCAGGACCTCGTTCGCCAGACACTTCAGGATCCCGACTTTCGTGACCTGGCCGAGCAACTCAGTCAACCGAACCTCACCGAGACAGAGGCAGAGCCGCTGCGAAGGCGATTCCGAAACCATCCGCTCCGCGCGGCGTTGCAGCGAGAGTTCGCCCAGATGATTCCGGGCTGGATGCGGCCGGGAACGGGTGAAGATTCCGAGGGCGTCGATGAGGTGGCGAGTTGGTTCTTTTGCGATCCGAGAGGGATTTCCACCGCCCGCGTGCCTGAATCTCTCACCATCGGCCGAAATTATGCGTGGCGGAGTTTCTTCACCGGTCGTGAACGGGACATGCCGCGGACATGGCGTCCCGCAGCGGATGAGCACCTGACGCAGCCTCAACTGTCGGCGGTCTTCCCCAGCGACGCCACCCAGCAGTGGATTGTGGCGGTGGCGGCTCCCGTGATTGATAACCGCACCCAGCAATTCCTTGGAGTGGTCGCGCTCACCGTGCGAGTGACCCGATTTGTGGAACTGGAAGGTACCCGCGCGCAATTTCCAGTGCTGGTGGAAATGCGGCCGGGTGATTATACCGGCATGATCCTCCAGCATCCGCTGTTCGATGAGGTTTTGCGCAGGGAACTTCGTTTGCCCGAACGCTTTCGGAAACAGGAATATCGGTTGCGCCGCGAAGATCTGCCCCTGCCGGTAGAGAAGCTCGAAGATCTGGAAAAGGGACCGGCTGTGAACTTTGTGGATCCTCTTTCGCGGGACGAATTGGGGACGGAATACCGCCGCAGGTACCTGGCACAGGTGGCCCCTGTCCAGCTCGGCCGTGGGGACGGCAGTGTCCACGATGTGGGATGGATTGTGCTGGTGCAGGAAGATTACGCCACAGCCATCCAGCGGCCGCTGGAAGGATTTCAGCACGCCCTTCTCCGCTATGGGGTTATTTCAGCGGGATTGGTGGGAGTCATCCTATTGGGGTTGTGGACCTTGACAGCCCGTCTGCTGCGGGAAATCCGACGGCATTTGCTCTCTGCCGGGATTGTGATGCCACCACGTCCGGAAAGACCTGCGCCTCTTACATGGTCACCGCCGGATGACACGCTGGCCCAGACGCAATCCTGGCACGGTCGAGAGCCGCAATCCACCGAGGATACCCGCTCTTTAACGCGGGCTTCAGAACCTCGTCAAAACGAGTAA